Below is a window of Undibacterium sp. YM2 DNA.
CCAGTTCAGTATGGGCAATCAGGGTTTTGGCGACCACCATCAAGCCAGAAGTATCTTTATCGAGCCTGTGCACGATGCCGGCGCGAGGCACACCCAGCAAAGCAGGCCAGCGATATAGCAAGCCATTGAGCAAAGTGCCTGACCAGTTACCCGCTGCCGGGTGCACCACCATATCAGCTGGTTTGTTGATGACCAGGATGTCATCGTCTTCATACACCACGTTCAAAGGGATGTCTTCAGGTGCATAAGCACCTTCGTCGGGCGCTGCCTGTGGCTCAATGATGATTTTTTCATCGCCGAGCATGGTCATCTTGCCACGACCAGGCTTGCCATCAACGCTGACAAAACCGTCTTCTATCCACTGCTGGATGCGGCTTCTTGAATATTGTGGAACCAGTTTGGACAAAGTCTTGTCCAAACGCTCACCACAAGCATCCGAAGTAAGCTTTAATTCTATATTTTCTACTACAAGGGCAAAATCTTCGTCCACTTCGGTGGTATCGTTCAGCCCTTCCAATTCAGTGTCCAGGTCGGAATCTGACAAAATCACTGTAGTAGTTTGTTTCACATTTTTTGCCATCGGCTATAATCCGTAAATTGTTTTCATGCTCACGCACAAATTTATGCACATTAAATCTTTGAAATTGCTGGTTCT
It encodes the following:
- a CDS encoding RluA family pseudouridine synthase; the encoded protein is MAKNVKQTTTVILSDSDLDTELEGLNDTTEVDEDFALVVENIELKLTSDACGERLDKTLSKLVPQYSRSRIQQWIEDGFVSVDGKPGRGKMTMLGDEKIIIEPQAAPDEGAYAPEDIPLNVVYEDDDILVINKPADMVVHPAAGNWSGTLLNGLLYRWPALLGVPRAGIVHRLDKDTSGLMVVAKTLIAHTELVRQLQDRTVKREYYALVWGTPNLSGTVDAPMARHPRDRIKMAVSQSMLAKPAVTHFQRVAAGMLEKFPVSLVACQLETGRTHQIRVHMLSLGFPLVGDPLYGKQHLARFFHRQALQARKLGLTHPTTGEHVEWEVPLADDFAALLLQAGIQTV